The Mesorhizobium sp. AR02 genomic interval CGGAAGCTGGACAATACGTCCTGCGGCATGTCGAGCAGCTGCAATTCCTTGCCGCGTTCGGCGCGGCCGACCAGCAGCGGACGGTCGCTGCCCGGACCCCGGTACTGGCAGCCGAACCAGACGGTGCCGGATGGGTCTGAGTCCATGTGGCGGATCGACAGCTGGTGCAGTGCGGCCGGCAATTCATGCTTTTCGATCAAGTCGCCAGAGACGCGGTCGATCAGCACATAGGACGGTTTCATGGTCGCGATGTTGAGCTCTGCGCGGCCGTAGTCCGGATGGGTCTCGATGCCGCCATTGGCTACCGCGATCGTCTTGCCATCGCCCATGAGCAGGAGCTCGTGCGGCCCCATGCCATAGGTCGGGAATTCGCCGATACGACTGAATTTCGCCCGCGCATCGTAGACGCCGACGACGCCGGCGGCCTTGTCGAAATCGTTCTCGGTGGCATAGAGCAGCGCCCCGTCCGGCGAGAACACGCCATGGCCGAAGAAATGCCGGCCGGTGATACTGGCGATGGTCAGCGGGGCGTCGCGACCCGCATGATCGAAGACAACGGCGAAGGTGCCGGGCTGGCGGGCGAAGACCACAGAACGCTTCGATATGGGATCGAAGGTGACGTCGTGGCCGCGATCGGGCAGGTCGATCGCATGCAGCACCTTGCCGGCCTCGGACAGGATGGCGGCGCCAAAACTGCCGTCGCGCTTGACGAAAGCGGTGGCGAAAACGGCGTCGGCAGCAAGCGTCTTCGCCCAGGCTGATGGCGCCATTGCGGCGGCA includes:
- a CDS encoding DUF1513 domain-containing protein, giving the protein MRTPLLDRRDFLRAAGIGFAAAMAPSAWAKTLAADAVFATAFVKRDGSFGAAILSEAGKVLHAIDLPDRGHDVTFDPISKRSVVFARQPGTFAVVFDHAGRDAPLTIASITGRHFFGHGVFSPDGALLYATENDFDKAAGVVGVYDARAKFSRIGEFPTYGMGPHELLLMGDGKTIAVANGGIETHPDYGRAELNIATMKPSYVLIDRVSGDLIEKHELPAALHQLSIRHMDSDPSGTVWFGCQYRGPGSDRPLLVGRAERGKELQLLDMPQDVLSSFRNYIGSVAANSLAGTVAVSSPEGNSLVVIDAASGKVVSSSALVEVCGLAPDGPGFMATTGAGEIIEGSGATRVEPDYVWDNHMLRIEQV